From a region of the Rathayibacter sp. VKM Ac-2804 genome:
- a CDS encoding YtxH domain-containing protein, whose product MAGAAAGYVLGARAGRKRYEQIASAANRFWQTQPVQDVAGAVGGAAKTQLSTVSDKAYELVRTVVVKAVSGGKKAQGASPAEATAAARSAASKVDEAAAAAGSGGSTSSSSTSKA is encoded by the coding sequence GTGGCAGGAGCCGCAGCGGGCTACGTGCTGGGAGCGCGTGCAGGCCGCAAGCGGTACGAGCAGATCGCCTCGGCGGCGAACAGGTTCTGGCAGACGCAGCCCGTGCAGGACGTCGCGGGTGCCGTGGGCGGAGCGGCGAAGACGCAGCTCAGCACGGTCTCCGACAAGGCCTACGAGCTCGTCCGCACCGTCGTGGTGAAGGCCGTCTCCGGCGGCAAGAAGGCGCAGGGCGCCTCGCCCGCCGAGGCGACCGCCGCGGCCCGCTCGGCCGCGTCGAAGGTCGACGAGGCCGCCGCCGCGGCCGGCTCCGGAGGATCGACCTCGTCGTCCTCCACCAGCAAGGCGTAG